One Salvia splendens isolate huo1 chromosome 1, SspV2, whole genome shotgun sequence genomic window, ATCGGGTCGAGGAGATGATCTCGTCCGTCGATAAGAATCACGACGGACGGGTTGATTTCTTTGAGTTTAAGGATATGATGCGCAACGTCATTGTCCCTTCATCCTAgacttcatttcttttttttgctaATAAACTATTATACTACTAAATTTTTTCTTGTTGATGTTTTAGTTATGTGTCCTTCTCTCTCTGTTTTGTGCCTTGTTGGTAATGGTAATGCGAGGAATTTGCATCCATTTCATTTAATCTATAtatgttgtaacttgtaagagCTACCCTATtcgtatatatatgtgtgtgtgtttttctaCATTTTGTAAGATGATATAGAGATGGCCAAAATGGAATTGAATTACTTTGTGTATGGAGCATCAAACTATATTCTCAATTTTGTTACAAAACACTCTTTAACAAACTTATAATGCAGCATTGCTGCGTTTGAAAGAGAGAAAGATATTTTGGAGAATTTGAATATATTTTCGTATTGATTGAATTGAGAAAGTACAACCAGATACACCACCTTATATACTATGATGTTGGTGGTGTAGATGCAACGAGAACACATGATAACAACTTCATGTAACTAACAAACTAACTCAACTCTCTAACTAACTAACAACTAACTGCAGCTCAATGACAGCTGTATAAACGGCTTCCTTCACGTGTGATGAGTCGAGTTTCACGAGCTAAGTCGACGACGTTGATGCATGGCAGTCTTCTTCTCTAATAGTCCTCCCTCAAGATGGACTATAGACTGACTTGAAGTCCATCTTGAACAACAGATTACGGAAGGGTCCTGTCGCCAAAGGCTTCGCGAATATGTCTGCAAGTTGAAGATCATTGCGCACATGTAAAGGTTTGATCACTCCTTCGGCAAGCTTTTCTCTAACGGTGTGGCGGTCAATTTCAATATGTTTGGTGCGTTCGTGGAATACTGGATTGGAGCTGATGTAAACGGCAGCTTGATTATCACAGTAAAGAGGCACATGTTGCTTCACTTCTAtgccaaagtctctgagcaagCAACTATCCACACCACCTCACAACAAGCAACAACCATAGCTCTGTACTCGGCCTCTGCTGAGGATCTAGACACGGTGTGTTGTTTCTTGGAGCGCCATGATATAAGTGAAGTGCCTAGAAACAAACAAAAGCCAGATATGCTTCTCCTAGTGTCGGGGCAAGcagcccaatctgcatcagagAAATTACTCAAGGAAAGATCAGATTTGGCCGAGTAATATAGTCCATGGCCAATagttcccttcaaatatcgCAAAACATGTTCACCAGCAAGCATATGTCCAGTGTGAGGTTTTGATAGGAATTGACTAAGCTTGTTAACCGCAAAAGTGATATCAGGCCGAGTTATACACAGATACACAAGTCGACCTATCAATCTCCTATAAGCAGTTGGATCAGTGAGAGGTTCACTCTCTTCTTGCTGCAGTTGTTTGCTTGAATCCATAGGTGTAGCagagggtttagggttcagccAAGTAGGCCAGCATCTGTGACAAGATCTAGAGCATATTTGTGTTGTGAAATGAATATACCACTCTTATTTCTTGCAATTTCAATCCCTAAAAAATATTTGGGATTGCCCAGATCCTTGAGCTTGAAATGAGCTTCAAGGAAATCCTTAAAACTGGCAATAAGTGTGGTGTCACTGCTAGCAACAAGAATGTCATCCACATAAATCACTACTCCAAAGAAATTGCCATCCTTAGATCTCTTGAAGAAGTAAGAATGATCTGATGCTGATTGTGATAAACCAAATCCAAATAACACTTGAGAAAACTTCAAATACCACTGCCTAGAGGCTTGCTTTAAGCCATAGAGTTATTTCTTCAAACGGCAAACAAGTCTACCAGATTCTGGAGCTGGTTGTTGGACTTCCAATCCAGGAGGCAATGTCATGTATATTTCCTCATCAAGCTCACCATATAAAAAAGCAATATCAATATCTAAATGAGCAAGATGCCAACCGTTCACAGCAGCTAAGGCTAATAGCATTTTAATGTAGTGAGTTTAGCAACAGGTGAGAAAGTGTCATGAAAGTCCACCCCTGCCTGTTGTGTGAACCCTTTGGCAACCAAGCGTGCCTTATATCCTTCCACCGTTGCATCTGCCTTGAATTTTATCTTGTAAACCCATTTGCAAGATATAGGAATCTTGCCTGGTGGTAAAATAGTGATGAGCTATGTATCAGTTCTCACCAGAGCTTGCAGTTCCTCTTGCATAACCAAAACCCACTCAGGGTGTTGTGCGGCTTGTTTATAGGAAGTAGGCTCAGTGAGaatggaaaggagtatgatgaatTTTTGATAAGGCTCAGAGAGTTTATCCAAAGAGAAGTAGGAAGAGATGGGATATTTGGAAGATGAGACTACTGAATTGCATATGTAGTCTGTAAGGTGAGAAGGAGTTTTGATAGTTCTTCCAAAGTTAGATTGGTGAGGTGTAGTCTGAGAGGTGTTATGAATAGCTTGTGAAATTTCTGTGTGAGATGAAGTTGTGTTAGGCTGAGGCAGAATAGCTTGTGAAATTTCAGTGTGAGAAGAAGTTGCATAATTGTGTTCAGGGAAAAAGGATAGGGACTGATGTGATAAAGGTAATTCAGATTCATGAAAAAACACATTTCTGCTGATGAATATGTGGTTAGTCTCCAAATCCATAACTTTGTATCCCTTATATCCAGAGGGATATCCAATGAATATACACTTTACAGCTCTTGGAGAGAATTTATTTTTGCTTTTATCTAATGTTGAAGCAAAACAAAGGCAGCCAAACACTCTGAGATTGGAGTAGATTGATGGTTTGTTGAATAGGATTTGGAAAGGTGTTGTGTTGTGTGGAAGGACAGAAGAGGTTAGTCTATTTATGAGAAAGGATGCTGTAAGTATGCACTCACCCCAGAACTCCAAGGAAAGATAGGATTGGAACAACAAACTTCTTGCAACATTCAATAGGTGTTGGTGTTTCCTCTCAACCCTCGCATTTTGCCGAGGTGTTTCTACACATGAATGTTGAGTGATAGTTCCATATTTAGAGAGTAAAGAAGTGAGGTTAAATTCAGGTGCATTGTCACTTCTCAAGATTTTGATTTTCTTAGAAAACTGAGTGAGCACAGTAGAGAAAAACTGTGTCATTATGGATGGAACTTCTAATTTGAGAGAAAAGGAAAGTCCAGACAAATCTAGAATAGTCATCTACTATATTAAGGAAATATTTGTGGCCAGTGTGTGTAGGGGGTGGAAAAAGGTCCCCAAACATCACAATGAATCATATCAAAAATAGCAGATGAGTTGTATGTGGATATGGGAAAAGGCAGCTTTTTCCCATTTGGCTAGAGGGCATATTTGACAAGTAGATAGATGAGTATTTGTTGGAGACAAATTATCTGATATCAATTTGAGTTTATTCAGAGATGGATGGCCCAAACGTTGGTGCCATATATCAAGGCTTACTACAGTATTTACAGAAGCCAAATGAGTAAAAGAAGAATTGTCAAGGGTGTTACTTGAAGTGTGTTTCAGATTGTGATCAACAGCACGTGATGAAGCTGGAAGCTCAAAGATGTATAGGTTTCCAACATGGTTACCCCTCCCAATCAGAGTCCCCTGTAAAGCTTCCTGGATTTGGAACTGATTGTGAGTAAATGAGACAGTATATGAGGAATTTTTGGTGAGTGCACTTACAGAGATCAAATTGAAAGAGAATGAAGGAACATATAGAACAGAGGATAGGGTAATAATAGGTGTCAATTTGATATTACCTATGTGTGTGACAAGTGTTGTTTGGCCATTTGGTAGATTCACAGAAGCATTAGAGATTGGAGATACATATGAGAAAAGAGAttgatcatagcatacatgatgAGTAGCACATGTATTTAGAATCCAAGTAGATGATCTAGAGCATGATGATTTAATAGAATTGACAGTAGAGGATAAGGAAATTGTACCAGAAAAGGTATTAGGAGGTTGTGTTGGAGGCTCAGGTGTAGAAGTAGGACTTTGAGTGTGCAATTGGCTCTGCAAGAGACTTACAAGTTGTTGATATTGATCCATGCTAGGCAAATTCATAGCAGTCAGAGGAGACCTCTTCAAATCTGAACCAGATGAACTTTCTTCAACAAAATTCACTGATCTGTGTTGTTGTGGTTTTGAAAAACCAGATCCTCCAGATCCAGTTGCACTTGATGGTTTGCTCTTCCCTCAGCCAAAACCAGGGGAAAACCGTGATTGTGATTTGTTCTTCCACAATGAGTGCATAGGAACTGTGATTTGTTCTTCCACAGTGAGTGCATAGGAACTTACTCAAACCTCTGCCATAGTTTGAAGTAGCATTTGTAAGCGGTTGCTCACTAGGAACTGGAGGTGTGGattgatttccttcaatatgTCGTTGCATTTCCTCTTGAATCACCTAGGAAAACACCTTTGAAAATGAAGGCAAAGGAGTTATAGACAAAATATGAGATCTAATCTGTGAAAATGAAGGATTCAAACCGATCAAAAACTGCATAGTGCAGTCATTTTCCTGATGTTGATGCCAACGTGCAGCACTGTAACAAGTACATCTAGCACAAGTGCACCACGAGATTGGTTGAGAATTTTTGAATTCATCCCAAATGATCCTCAAATTCGTGAAATAACTGCTGACATCAGAATTTCCTTGCAAGAGAGGTATAAGTTGCTGCCTTAATTGATATAACCGAGCTGAGTCTCCAAGAGAGAAACGCTCCTTAAGATCTGACCAAATCTCATGGGCATCATCTAAGTACATGATGCTTGAACATATTTGAGAAGAAACCGAGTTCTGCAGCCAAGCTATGACCATGTTATTGCAGCGAATCCACGGTTGATAGAGAAGATCCTCTCAGCTAGGCCTGGGAATGGATCCATCAACAAAAACCAACTTGTTCTTAGCAAGCAGAGCAGTTGTGAATGATCGACTCCAAGTAGTGTAGTTGGAGCCAATGAGCTGTTGTGGAACAAGAACAACACCAGGATTGTCGCTCGTATGAAGGAAATATGGACTGGAGGTGTCTTCAGGTGGCGGAGGTCGAGCACGACCACCGCGACCATTCATTTTGATCGATTGAATTGAGAAAAAAAGATGATAAGAGAGATCAAAGAGACGTAGCGGAAGATATAAGCTCTGGTGCCATAACAAACTTATAAATGCAGCATTGCTGCGTTTGAAAGAGAGAGATATTTTGAAGAATTTGAATATGTTTTCTTATTGATTGAATTGAGAAAGTACAACCAGATACACCACCTTATATACTATGATGTTGGTGGTGTAGATGCAACGAGAACACACGATAACAACTTCATGTAAGTAACAAACTAACTCAACtctctaactaactaactacagCTCAATGACAGTTGTATAAACGACTTTCTTCACGTGTGATGAGTCGAGTTTCACGAGCTAAGTCGACGACGTTGATGCATGGCAGTCTTCTTCTCTAATACTCTTTCTGCCCCGAGAAAAATGACTCATTCCTTGGGCGACATgagaatttatgcaactttattttgtgtgttaagtggtgagagtaAAGTAGTAACATAGATGGAATAAAGTATAAataaatgtgtttccatttttagtaattggtcatcttgattgagataataaaaaaagtgggtcatcttcaatTAGACGGAATAATATAGTGCGAATGATGATGGGGCAGACAAGTCAACTTCACATTCTTCCTACATCGCTACTCCAAAGGACTACCTATTTGTGAACAAGTAAATAAGCATTTGGTAATCCACATCACACATTTATGTATATCTTCTACCAGACTAATACTTGATTTTGTATTTACACATAGTATCCTCCGTTATTTGAAGACTGGTATTCACTTTGTGGCATCTGAATCATACACAATGGCAGGCAGCAAAGAGAAAAGATGGAATTCAATATGCAAATAGTGAGAATGGATTTCGATGTGTATGGGAGGGAGGCCTGAGCTGAGCATCAATGAGAAAACACAACCAAATATGTTTGTAGAGATTTCCCCAACACATTGATGATCTAAGTTGTGGACGGTCGAATTAAGGATTGAATGGTCAGGTTGTTGGATAAATATTTTAGAATTCCAACCACTATACCAACAACATCTCATTCCTAATTCCTAATTCCTAATTCCTAATTGATTCATAGTTTGTTCAGTATTGGGTTAAGTCATTTTTCCGGATTTTCTATTTGTAAATCTTGATCTTCTCAATTTTGTTGCatgtttttttacttgtttGATCTTCTAAATTGAGATTATTTCCCAACAAAAACAATTTTCTAGTTGAAacattaatttaaattcatcTACGCCTCGTAACACTCTACTAAGAGCCCCATTTTTGTTCCAATAATTCAATACAATCCAAtctaacttaaattaattagtaCATCTAAgcttataaacaaaatatgtagaccaaatattaattgaatgaaTTGGTTTTACATACGGTAGAgatattaaaataattgaaatcaCGTGCCGTATGAGTCATCCAATGTTATTGTTTTGTTGAAAGTGTAATTTGTTGAGTTGACAAATGTAAACGTATTAATGGAGTGCTCAATTCGTAACTTGGTAAATTATTGATATAAACTTGGTCAATAAGGCTACATACACATTAATCCTTCTGCTTTCCTTTTCCCCTTCGTTGCAACAATACGGATAGGAATTAATTGATACATAccatatatcgtatcgaaatgGTTATAGTATTCCTATGCTGaatattctaaattaataaaattcataCTTATTTAGTCAAAATTTTGATATACCATTATTTAGAACAATACTGATACTCACTTACGTCCCatgatagttgagtcatttcttttctttcatatatttttaaaaaataatattaaatagttaaagtggggaGAATAAAGCAAAGAAAATCTTAAACAAAATGAAATGTTTTAAACAATACTTAGTAATATGGACCTCACAATCTATTAACACTACTTTCATCACATTTTccctttttctcttttattttatcaattaaatattaaaattcatgtcatttACAATTTCTATGTGGAGGGAGGTAGTATTAtattacaaatataattaatagtatatgaAATATCTTCTGTATTTACGGCATATATCATTTTTACATTATACCAACTTCTTCCCTTAAAATTACCACATTTGTCATTAGGtatgttccttaaaaatagaccaattttatttaagaatttttttGTCTCTCTAAAGAGGTGGGTCTTatctccattaacaatacttcaatcactttttctttctctcttactttaccaattgcattaaaactcgtgtcattttttgggacggagggagtatactattaatatataaatatgggacATAAGGAGTATATCTTCTAAAGTCTTAAGTATGAGATCTATGATGGTTGGTTTGGAGTGACGTGTATGATAGTTCagaataattaaaattagagggaacatcattttaggtccatgaactttgacaaagtatcattttaggtccgtgaactttgaaaatctcattttaggtccgtgaactttgagttagtatcattttaggtcctttttactatttccaagtttttttggacaaaaataccctcaattccttaaaatgtatatatttttaataaatttatcatatactcatatttttttataaatatatttaaaatatatttttgacaaattttctaaatataatttgaccttaaatattatcacttaattttgtgacatgcaagtaaaattgcttcttcaatttttatattatttttttttaaattgaataaagaacgtttctctaataataaaaaattgaataaagatcttttcttgcatgtcacaaaattaaatgataatattgaaggtcaaattatatttattgtcaaaaatatattgtaaagatatttataaaaagatctttattcaatttttttattattaaagaaaagttctttattcaatttttaaaaaaattaatataaaaaattaaagaagcaattttacttgcatgtcacaaaattaagtgataatgtttatggtcaaattatatttagaaaatttgtcaaaaatatattataaagatatttaaaaaaatatgagtatatgataaatttattaaaaatatatactacatttTAAGGTAttaagggtattttcgtccaaaaaaacttggaaatagtaaaaaggacctaaaatgatactaactcaaagttcacggacttaaaataagattttcaaagttcacggacctaaaatgatactttgacaaagtttgtggacctaaaatgatgttccctcttaaaattaatgtgttaagaaatattattattagaattgtagtactccttctgtcccacataatttgacccaattttccattttgggtcgtcccacataatttgaccaatttcacttttaccatttttggtagtggacctcacattccactaactcattcctactcacatttaattataaaactaatatataaaagtaggactcatattccataactttttcaactcacttttcattacatttcttaaaactcgtgtccggccaaagtgtcccaaattatgtgggacggagggagtaccaacCAACGGCCTCAGCTTTTGTAAGTCTAATTTGATTCGATTGGGTTTCAGAATAATTCTGGAAAAGGGGGTTGGTGGGGTCTACTAGGAGGAAGATCTTCAAACGCCATCGTCTTGCAACCACCACAACacaacaattgctccatctttCTTTCCCGTGAATTCACAAATTCTTTTCTTCCGCTACTCGATTTTGGAATTGGACCGTCAAGTACTTCCTCTGTAACTTCCtctttcctttcctttccttttcatTTTCCCCCCTTTCTCTGATTTATTTGATTCATAGATCATAATTCGTTATTGTTTCCCCTATTCATAGTGATTTATTACCTCGCCAAAAGATGGATCGAGTGCAGAGGTTACTGATCGAGGTTTTAATCGAGCCCCAAAAGGGGGGCCAATCAGTTCTCACCACAATAAAGATTGCGGTTCTTCCCATAGCCAAAGTTTTTACCATGTGCTTTCTTGGCCTTCTTATGGCTTCCAAGTATGTGAATATTTTGCCTTCTAATGGCAGAAAGCTCTTGAATGGGGTAATCAAATTCTGTTTCTTTCCCAATTCTTCACTTCTCATGCTTTAAACTATGCAATTGACATGATCTACTACTTGCAGTTGGTCTTCTCACTGCTTCTCCCATGTTTGATATTCTCGCAATTGGGGCAAGCTAtaacttttgaaaaaatgattgaaTGGTAAGAGTTTGAGTTTGTCAagtaatatagtactccctcggtCCCGACTTAGATTACACATTTCTTAATCGGCATAGAATTTTATGAGTTGTTGGTTATGTGTTTAATTGAAGAGGGATAAAGTGGTTGTAAGTATTAAATGAAGAGGGAAAAAATAGTTAGATATTTAATTGAGgggagaaaaagtggttgggtgaattaattggaaagagaaagtttctaaaaatagaaatgtgtcattttattTGGGTCAAACTGAAAAcgaaagtgtgtcatcttaaCTGAGAGGAGGGAGTACTAAGAAGCAATTAGTATTAGGTGCTGCTCATTTGACATTCTAGTTTTGCAGGTGGTTCATTCCTGTCAATGTGGTGATTGCTTCTATAACAGGATCCATTATAGGTCTTGTTGTTGCGTCCATTGTCCGACCTCCTTACCCGTACTTCAAGTTTACTATAGTGCAAATTGGAATAGGTACTATACAACAGGACTGGCTGAGTTCCTTTCTATTTACCCGTCTTTCTGTAACTATGCGGAGGAGACGGCAAATAGTCGTATGTCTAGTTATTTTCTGGTTCAAGTGTGCTCTCTTATCATCTTGTGCGATGTTTGTGATGGTCGCGTGATAAATGTGGTAGTATAGATGCAACATAGGACATACTGCACTCTCTCTCTTTAGTGTACTAGATAAAGATTAAGTTTTCGATATATATGCTTCATGTAGAAAAGATAATACATTGATGCATGAAGGTAGTCCGTTTGTTTTGTTGGAGTAAAAGTAATGCTTAAAATTCAGGATGATTGGCTACACAAGTAGTAATACAGTATATGAGAACCATATCTTGGAAACAAAGCCAGAGAAAGTCCCAATATCTGTGTTGGAACTAACTAAAGCTAAAAGCGAGCAAACAATACTGTGATTCTATTACTTACCAAGAGGAATTAATCTAAAACTGCAAGCTTGAAGCCAACTACATCAAAAGTTCAATTATGATGGATGTCAATGGTTTCTCCTCTCTCCTGACAAATATTGGCTAGATGTTGAATTTTATTCTCCTTCGATTTAGGATTTCTGATAATTCATGCTTTTTACACTTCTAGGTAATGGATTTCAGCATAAAACCTGGATCCTCTAAATAATTTCCATTATTTCAGGGAATATTGGGAATGTGCCTCTCGTCTTAATTGCTGCATTATGTCGAGATAAATCAAACCCATTTGGTGACACTGATAAATGTTCTCAAGATGGAAATGCCTACATCTCATTTGGCCAATGGGTAAGTTCTCACAGTTAAGGATCTATGGATCTATTCAGGTCTCATATTTAGCAAGTCTCCCACCTAGAAAGTCGATACATTTGGCAAATTTTTAGAGATGTACATTCTTATATGCCTTTTACAGTTTTACGCATGTTAATATCATACATTATGCTTTGTTTAAAGAGCCTACGGGGTATCATTCTTGTAGTATTGTTTGAAATAGTAAAAGGTGGTTATTTATCTGACAAAAGAAAAACTGTTACTCACCTGATGCTCTTTTACGACCTCTCTTCACACTTCTTTGCAAAGGATAATTTGTTTCTATCACAGGTTGGCGCAATTATCCTGTACACCTATGTTTTTCAAATGCTTGCCCCTCCCCCTGGTGGATATGATGGTGAAGATGGAAATATGCCCTTGAAAAATTCTGCGAGAAATAGCCCCAGTGCACTTGCTAGTGATGCTTCTCCTGAGCGACTTCCCCTGCTTGCTGAGGCAACACCAGTTTATTCAAATTCCACCAATAAAGACAAGGTAAGAACTTTAACAAATTCCAGTTCTGCATATAATCTTAGGCTGGTATCATGCTTCTGTTAAATTTGATATATAGAACTATGTTGGAACTTCATGTATGCATATATGTCTATGACCATTATGTAAGTTCCATGTAGTTACTAGGTTTGGTTGTTATTGGCTGTTTAATCACTACTTCTTAGTCTCTTGAACTTCGTCTCTTGAACTTCTAGGATGAAGGATATGGATTCAGGCAGTTTTCTGTAATTCCTATTTGTCTACTGTTAAATCATTGCTAATTCGGCTTTGAATTTCTCTCAAGAGGATATCAACAATAACAGTCTAGCCCAGATATAGGAAATTTGGTCTACCCAGGTCTAAGTTGCACTATGTTGGACCTAAATACTGATTGAGCAACTCGACATGCAATCACATTTACTTTACTAGTTTTCTACTGAATCTCTGATCTCAACCCTTTGTGCAGGTCAAAGATTTTCTGAAATATATTTATGAAAAACTGAAGCTCAAGCAAATCGTTCAACCACCAATTATTGCTTCGGTAAGtctatttcttaaaatatgtcaatatttATGAATAACTGAAGCTCAAGTAATCGTCCAAGAAAAGGTTACTGCGTATTGGTTTGCGTGATTTTTTGCCAAGGGCCTATGTGATTGGAATAATCTCACCTTCCTTgcaatattattatttgtacAGGTTGTCGCAATATTCATTGGGTGTGTTCCTTTCTTAAAGAAATTAATATTCACCGCAGATGCTCCTCTGTACTTTTTTACAGACAGCTGCATGATTCTTGGGTATGTTCTATGTTCTCCCTCCATGGAATGATGTCATTTGAT contains:
- the LOC121765436 gene encoding uncharacterized mitochondrial protein AtMg00240-like, which gives rise to MDSSKQLQQEESEPLTDPTAYRRLIGRLVYLCITRPDITFAVNKLSQFLSKPHTGHMLAGEHVLRYLKGTIGHGLYYSAKSDLSLSNFSDADWAACPDTRRSISGFCLFLGTSLISWRSKKQHTVSRSSAEAEYRAMVVACCEVVWIVACSETLA
- the LOC121746547 gene encoding protein PIN-LIKES 6-like is translated as MDRVQRLLIEVLIEPQKGGQSVLTTIKIAVLPIAKVFTMCFLGLLMASKYVNILPSNGRKLLNGLVFSLLLPCLIFSQLGQAITFEKMIEWWFIPVNVVIASITGSIIGLVVASIVRPPYPYFKFTIVQIGIGNIGNVPLVLIAALCRDKSNPFGDTDKCSQDGNAYISFGQWVGAIILYTYVFQMLAPPPGGYDGEDGNMPLKNSARNSPSALASDASPERLPLLAEATPVYSNSTNKDKVKDFLKYIYEKLKLKQIVQPPIIASVVAIFIGCVPFLKKLIFTADAPLYFFTDSCMILGEAMIPCILLALGGNLVDGPGRGSAKIGARTTAAIVFGRLCLVPPTGLGVVMLADKLGFLPPGDKMFRFVLLLQHTMPTSVLAGAVANLRGCGKEAASVLFWVHIFAVFSMAGWIILYLNILF